A genomic window from Eleginops maclovinus isolate JMC-PN-2008 ecotype Puerto Natales chromosome 9, JC_Emac_rtc_rv5, whole genome shotgun sequence includes:
- the sap130a gene encoding histone deacetylase complex subunit SAP130a: MSSQQFPRHGLPVSGGGAPQLPAAGNLVSISQQSNPADADNNRDADHGQQDHPPAGGGGTLAFRDEKQETMVVRPYPQVQTHGQPQAAPQTVSIQPGTPVSVSAPPVHLPQGQPAVLTEGQMKAVLKSPMPSRLIAPAPASNQSHIPIPPKVPGHLTVTLESSMPPTQSIPVATISGQQGHSSNLHHLMPASIQIIRGSAPALQIATPAAPPQTFTSHLPRGAVAAAVMSSSKPVLRPATGASVGPGQPTVQHIIHQTIQSRPAVTTSTAVLPTVVAPISATRTQSPVINPAVTHSAEVAHGRPGLTIHPPPPTVSIQRSQPSRDNATRITLPSHPAIGSQKPQPPHMTQKPIFSPVTPVAAATVAPIVATNTVPSTTTMGSVPHSQMNSNTIVTMTMASHSSHATAVTTSAIPVAKVVPQPIAHSSSRVQSDYPGERANLIPIPGHRSSPNPVTMEARSDNRPPVPVQFQYFLPAYSSSYPLTHTYTPISSSVSAIRQYPVTPQAPSSSLPTQAGVGVATTVHLNHMQLMAVDRIGLPSAQIGTQGIQPAPITAQGIQPAPMGVQGLHTSASIGTQGLQQGPMVNQQQQAQSEAKPGVVLADGFVASPISSTFSTTQPVATMVQAHAQGGVGGAPTLVSSPRPSILRKKPANEGCVRKNLIPAQPSDPSGGRMESGVRGAGSPRPSGVKTKAEVHMGVAPPVMATVEALSSQVGEQHALSSNAQHLAQAIPTLLAQPGPVPPSQPSTVLSALPAAMAVTPPVAASMANTVASPTQPAASSTAACAASSTCPDLKIKQEMESMDTSQPDPNANSSSAPALTTQASSLGAPASADLIPGASPRKKPRKQQHVISTEESEMVETNSTDEEKAPGRPITGRAERRESPPREYVDEEGVRYVPVKPRPPVTLLRHYRNPWKAAYHHFQRYSDIRVKEEKKGSLQDMANQRGVACRAQGWKIHLCAAQLRQLSSLENDVYSRLSTLQEGLIPKKRGGSDDDLHRINELIQGNMQRCKLVMDQVTEARDTMMKVLDHKEKVLKLLNKNGAAKKSSKLKRKERA, encoded by the exons ATGAGCTCCCAACAATTCCCCCGACACGGGCTGCCTGTTTCCGGTGGGGGAGCCCCTCAGCTCCCTGCGGCTGGAAACCTGGTGTCTATCAGTCAGCAGTCAAATCCAGCAG ATGCTGACAACAATCGGGATGCTGACCATGGGCAGCAGGATCATCCACCTGCGGGGGGCGGGGGGACCTTGGCGTTTAGAGATGAGAAGCAGGAGACCATGGTGGTCAGACCCTACCCACAAGTACAGACACACGGCCAGCCACAAGCTGCCCCCCAAACGGTGTCCATTCAGCCTGGCactcctgtgtctgtgtctgccCCCCCTGTGCACCTCCCTCAGGGCCAGCCTGCAGTCCTCACTGAGGGCCAGATGAAG GCTGTCCTCAAGTCGCCCATGCCAAGTCGTCTTATTGCCCCAGCACCAGCTTCCAACCAGAGTCATATTCCCATACCCCCCAAAGTGCCTGGTCATTTAACAGTCACCTTAGAAAGCAGTATGCCTCCAACCCAGTCTATTCCTGTGGCAACCATCAGCGGTCAGCAG gGTCACTCTAGCAACTTACACCACCTGATGCCAGCAAGCATTCAGATCATACGGGGCAGTGCCCCTGCTCTGCAGATCGCGACCCCTGCCGCCCCCCCCCAGACGTTTACATCCCATTTACCCAGAG GGGCTGTTGCAGCAGCTGTTATGTCCAGTTCCAAACCAGTCCTACGGCCAGCCACAGGAGCCAGCGTGGGCCCCGGGCAGCCCACAGTGCAACACATCATACACCAGACTATTCAG TCCCGCCCTGCTGTCACCACGTCTACAGCTGTGCTTCCAACTGTGGTGGCCCCCATTTCAGCTACAAGAACCCAGTCCCCGGTCATCAACCCGGCAGTCACACACTCTGCAGAGGTGGCCCATGG GCGTCCAGGGTTGACCattcacccccctccccccactgTCAGCATTCAGAGGTCTCAGCCATCCCGGGATAACGCCACGCGGATCACGCTGCCGTCTCACCCTGCCATTGGATCTCAAAAGCCTCAGCCTCCGCACATGACACAG AAGCCCATCTTCAGTCCTGTGACACCAGTAGCTGCAGCTACTGTGGCTCCAATAGTTGCAACTAACACTGTGCCATCAACAACCACAATGG GCTCGGTTCCGCATTCACAAATGAACAGTAACACTATTGTCACCATGACAATGGCATCGCACTCCTCTCATGCTACAGCTGTGACCACCTCGGCCATCCCTGTTG CTAAAGTGGTCCCTCAGCCCATCGCCCACTCTTCTTCTCGTGTGCAGTCCGACTACCCCGGAGAGAGAGCCAACCTCATCCCCATCCCTGGGCATCGGTCATCACCTAACCCTGTCACCATGGAGGCCAGAAGTGACAACAG GCCGCCAGTGCCCGTGCAGTTCCAGTATTTCCTGCCGGCATACTCCTCGTCGTACCCTCTGACACACACCTACACCCCCATCAGCAGCTCTGTATCTGCCATCCGCCAGTACCCTG TTACCCCTCAAGCTCCTAGTTCATCGCTGCCCACCCAGGCTGGAGTAGGCGTGGCGACCACCGTCCATCTGAACCACATGCAGCTAATGGCAGTGGATCGCATTGGTCTCCCATCTGCACAAATCGGCACCCAAGGGATCCAGCCAGCACCAATCACTGCGCAGGGCATTCAGCCTGCACCAATGGGAGTCCAGGGCCTGCACACATCTGCCTCCATCGGCACACAGGGACTACAGCAGGGCCCCATGGTCAATCAGCAGCAGCAAGCGCAGTCCGAAGCAAAACCAG GGGTTGTTTTGGCCGATGGCTTTGTAGCCAGCCCCATCAGCAGCACGTTCAGCACCACCCAGCCAGTTGCCACTATGGTGCAGGCACACGCCCAGGGAGGGGTAGGAGGAGCCCCCACCCTGGTCTCCTCCCCGAGACCCAGCATCCTACGCAAGAAGCCCGCTAATGAAGG TTGTGTTCGTAAGAACCTGATCCCCGCCCAGCCCAGTGACCCTAGTGGAGGCAGAATGGAGAGTGGTGTGAGGGGAGCAGGATCTCCCCGACCTTCTGG TGTGAAAACCAAAGCTGAGGTTCACATGGGGGTGGCCCCCCCTGTTATGGCTACAGTAGAGGCCCTGTCTTCCCAGGTAGGAGAGCAGCATGCTCTGTCCTCAAACGCTCAGCACCTGGCCCAGGCTATCCCCACCCTGCTGGCCCAGCCAGGCCCCGTCCCCCCCTCGCAGCCTTCCACCGTGCTCTCAGCGCTGCCGGCAGCCATGGCCGTGACCCCACCCGTCGCAGCTTCAATGGCCAACACTGTGGCCTCCCCCACTCAGCCTGCTGCCAGCAGCACTGCAGCCTGTGCTGCCAGCTCCACCTGCCCAGATCTCAAAATCAAGCAGGAGATGGAGAGCATGGACACCTCGCAGCCAG aTCCCAATGCAAACTCGTCATCAGCCCCTGCCCTCACCACCCAGGCCTCCTCCCTGGGTGCTCCTGCCAGCGCTGATCTGATCCCTGGAGCCTCCCCCAGGAAGAAGCCCCGCAAGCAGCAGCACGTCATCTCCACAGAGGAGAGCGAGATGGTGGAGACCAACAGCACCGACGAGGAGAAGGCTCCAGGCAGGCCAATCACCGGCCGGGCAGAGAGGCGCGAGTCTCCACCCAGAGAATATGTTG ATGAGGAAGGAGTGCGTTATGTTCCAGTGAAGCCCCGCCCTCCCGTCACTCTGCTTCGGCACTACAGGAACCCCTGGAAAGCTGCCTACCACCACTTCCAGAGGTACAGTGACATCCGGGTCAAAG AAGAGAAGAAGGGCAGCCTGCAGGATATGGCCAACCAGAGAGGAGTGGCATGCCGAGCACAAGGCTGGAAAATCCACCTGTGTGCTGCACAGCTCAGACAGCTG TCGAGTTTGGAGAATGATGTGTACAGCCGCCTCTCCACGCTGCAGGAGGGTCTGATCCCGAAAAAGAGGGGAGGCTCTGATGATGACCTGCACCGGATCAACGAGCTCATACAG GGAAACATGCAGCGCTGTAAGCTGGTGATGGACCAGGTGACGGAGGCCAGAGACACCATGATGAAGGTGCTGGACCACAAGGAGAAAGTGCTGAAGTTGCTCAACAAGAACGGCGCTGCCAAGAAGTCCTCCAAACTGAAGCGGAAAGAGCGGGCGTAA
- the LOC134869652 gene encoding zinc finger MYM-type protein 1-like gives MERFLIKPPKKTSSDAQTSTSAQSTNGRPNEDNQSSEGVRKKGRSFQASWKTKFPWIAYATTKDKVFCEVCTTAKKMNAPLPSTTHDQESFKGFVQDGFSSWSKSLERFRSHEKSNLHRIAASIVAAANAGVNVAASISAGKLKQMSDARIALLAVLSSIQYLSCQGLAIRGKTDQASNLIQLLNLRAEDIPELQSWLARKESKWLSHDILNEMTEIMAHDVMRTLIGEIKSAEFFSVIMDETADITVKEQVSICFRFVTEDLEPEELFLGFYQTSKTTAETLFQLLKDVLVRFSLPVSKCRGQCYDGASNVSGIRTGLQARMRELEPRAQYIHCTAHVMNLVVHDVAQNIPPCRNFMVLIRDMVTLIRNSPKRLTWFQEFQGKDASSLKPLCPTRWTMTTASLQAIASNYSALLEFLEDLSLNEKGDAGVNAALQKRSLHLQKARQMVDTLREDIKCLREEGFQGFWENTTAAAHDLNLESPAVPRPRKIPRRLEDGGLPHCFQTPETMYRQQFFEIMDTASTCLDCRFSPSVFERMQDVEDFLIGKGDCKSIMEFYRDDLDEKRLRLHRDMCIDLAKQRGVRLASFQDVVDFLKGNQGEHLRIMLPEMTKLVKLALTVPVTSCSSERSFSGLRRLKTYLRSTMGQARLTHIAVLNTHKDVSRNRNLDVIADEFIKRTAARSATFLIKK, from the exons ATGGAGAGATTTCTgataaaaccccccaaaaaaacatcaagcgATGCTCAAACTTCCACAAGTGCCCAGTCAACTAACGGTAGGCCTAACGAAGATAACCAAAGCAGTGAAGGTGTGCGGAAAAAAGGACGGTCATTTCAGGCTAGTTGGAAGACGAAATTCCCGTGGATAGCATATGCCACCACCAAAGACAAGGTATTTTGTGAAGTTTGCACAACTgctaaaaaaatgaatgctcCGCTTCCATCAACAACACACGATCAAGAATCGTTCAAAGGTTTTGTACAGGATGGCTTTTCCAGCTGGTCTAAATCACTGGAACGATTCAGATCTCATGAAAAGTCAAATTTGCATCGCATTGCTGCTAgcattgttgctgctgctaatgcAGGTGTTAATGTTGCCGCTTCTATTTCTGCTGGAAAACTAAAGCAGATGTCTGATGCCAGAATAGCTTTGTTGGCTGTCCTATCGTCTATTCAATATCTCTCGTGTCAGGGATTGGCCATTCGAGGAAAAACAGACCAGGCTTCCAATTTGATACAGTTGCTAAACTTACGTGCAGAAGATATCCCGGAGTTACAGTCATGGCTGGCTCGGAAGGAGAGCAAGTGGCTATCTCATGACATCCTCAACGAGATGACTGAAATTATGGCCCATGATGTGATGAGAACGCTAATTGGAGAAATTAAGTCTGCTGAGTTTTTCTCTGTGATTATGGATGAGACCGCCGATATTACGGTCAAAGAGCAGGTGTCTATCTGCTTCCGTTTTGTGACTGAAGATCTGGAACCAGAGGAACTTTTTCTTGGATTTTATCAGACATCAAAAACGACAGCAGAAACcctttttcagcttttaaaagacGTTTTGGTTAGATTCTCACTGCCAGTCagtaaatgcagaggacaatgCTATGACGGTGCGTCAAATGTGTCTGGCATTAGAACAGGTCTACAGGCTCGCATGCGGGAGCTGGAGCCCCGAGCACAGTACATCCATTGCACTGCTCATGTTATGAATTTGGTTGTGCATGATGTCGCCCAAAACATTCCACCATGTCGGAACTTCATGGTACTTATTCGTGACATGGTAACACTCATCAGAAATTCCCCAAAGCGACTCACCTGGTTCCAAGAGTTTCAAGGCAAAGACGCATCATCTTTGAAACCGTTATGCCCGACGCGCTGGACCATGACAACGGCCTCGTTACAAGCCATTGCTTCCAACTACAGCGCGCTACTGGAATTTCTGGAGGACCTGTCTCTGAACGAAAAAGGTGACGCAGGAG TCAATGCTGCACTCCAAAAGAGGAGTTTGCACCTACAGAAAGCTAGGCAGATGGTTGACACGCTCAGAGAAGACATAAAGTGTCTTCGTGAAGAAGGATTCCAAGGATTTTGGGAAAACAcaactgcagcagcacatgaCTTGAATTTGGAGAGCCCAGCTGTGCCAAGGCCAAGAAAAATACCCCGCCGACTGGAAGATGGAGGTTTGCCGCACTGCTTTCAAACACCAGAAACAATGTACCGACAGCAATTCTTTGAGATCATGGATACAGCGTCAACATGCCTGGACTGCAGGTTTAGTCCTTCTGTATTCGAACGCATGCAAGATGTTGAGGATTTTCTGATCGGGAAGGGTGACTGCAAAAGCATCATGGAGTTCTATAGGGATGATTTGGATGAGAAAAGGCTCAGGCTGCATCGTGATATGTGCATTGACTTAGCAAAGCAACGAGGAGTTCGCCTAGCTTCTTTTCAAGATGTAGTGGACTTCCTAAAAGGCAATCAGGGAGAGCACCTGAGAATCATGTTGCCAGAGATGACCAAACTAGTGAAACTCGCACTGACTGTCCCAGTAACATCCTGCAGTTCAGAGAGGTCATTTTCAGGCCTGCGGCGACTTAAAACTTATTTGAGGTCCACGATGGGGCAAGCAAGACTGACCCATATTGCTGTATTGAACACTCACAAGGATGTATCAAGAAATAGGAATCTGGATGTAATCGCAGACGAATTCATCAAGCGCACTGCTGCGAGGAGTGCCACTTTCCTCATAAAGAAGTAG
- the LOC134869705 gene encoding uncharacterized protein LOC134869705: protein MSTDLFGWAVLHRRANVIRDTKCTYPVISTIMKMTFENSSPVQIAVAECSCVAGTALCNHNVALLYQTAHYSTLNLKAVPPVLSCTETEQQWHKPRTMGVKPGRVGDMVIISTRPKSRQYTVADGVRSKRYKAVRGDLPDPDVLKVDEAYKDFTADIAPLITTMAISSDVPLVDSAYGPVQEGSPISYQHPVPLSRVVVRHQDTPTPPALPLDGYRLDPTTCNFVCSHQQQNQLTSLAITLDMARKIEVATREQSNSVEWYHVRKPRLTSSRFREVCHVRGHSSAENLAERIRKGGVQTTLMKRGLALEPVAIQEYSRIQNVSYWPCGFVIHPDAPWLGSSPDGVVFDPTESPPFGLVEIKCPNVKLQ, encoded by the exons atgtccaccgacttgttcggatgggcagttctacaccgaagagcaaacgtgataagggatacaaaatgtacctatccagttatatcgacaattatgaag ATGACTTTTGAGAACAGCTCACCTGTTCAGATTGCTGTGGCAGAGTGTTCCTGTGTGGCCGGAACAGCACTCTGTAACCATAATGTGGCGCTGTTATATCAAACGGCGCACTACTCCACACTCAATCTTAAGGCAGTGCCTCCTGTCCTTAGCTGCACAGAAACGGAGCAGCAATGGCACAAACCAAGAACAATG GGTGTGAAACCAGGCAGAGTAGGTGACATGGTCATCATTTCAACACGGCCAAAGTCCAGGCAGTACACGGTAGCAGATGGTGTAAG GAGTAAGCGCTACAAGGCTGTGCGAGGGGACTTGCCAGACCCAGATGTCCTGAAAGTAGATGAGGCATACAAGGACTTCACTGCAGACATTGCTCCACTCATCACCACCATGGCAATAAGCAGCGATGTTCCACTTGTTGATTCGGCCTACGGACCAGTCCAGGAAGGTAGCCCCATCTCCTACCAACATCCAGTGCCACTGAGTCGGGTAGTAGTTCGTCACCAGGACACCCCTACTCCACCAGCTCTGCCTTTGGATGGATACAGGCTGGATCCAACCACCTGTAACTTTGTTTGCAGCCACCAACAACAGAACCAGCTGACGTCCCTTGCCATAACCTTGGATATGGCAAGGAAAATAGAAGTTGCAACGAGGGAGCAGAGCAACAGTGTAGAGTGGTACCATGTCAGGAAACCAAGGCTTACATCTTCCAGGTTCAGGGAGGTGTGCCATGTGAGAGGGCACAGTTCTGCTGAGAACCTGGCAGAGAGGATTCGCAAAGGTGGGGTTCAGACCACTTTAATGAAGAGGGGGCTGGCGCTGGAGCCAGTTGCTATCCAGGAGTATAGCAGAATCCAGAATGTAAGTTACTGGCCATGTGGCTTTGTGATACACCCAGATGCACCCTGGCTCGGATCCTCTCCCGATGGTGTGGTGTTCGATCCAACTGAGAGCCCACCATTTGGATTGGTCGAGATCAAGTGCCCCAACGTTaagttaca atga
- the LOC134869654 gene encoding uncharacterized protein LOC134869654, with translation MSVFTIKERRLTFQRVGTSALHCCVPQCTNSSRYNKLLSFHSFPVDPAVRAEWLRRIRRDNFSPTKHSKVCSRHFKSTDFVVTAGGLRKLQKGSVPVLFSWNGFELSAPRPSVWERRPRPDVESPDVSDNEMEIAAVATDHDYSVLPQTVIRASDLVEDNEALRRRILELEQQIEGLHLRQRFGLHRLTASDDSIRFYTRFASYQHFQAFWRLVEPAVNSKMVRITSSKTASNSSSSSPQTKLPAVDELLLFLMYLSVGLHLNDLAERFNIHRSTASRIVSTWTQFLYTLLGSKRLWLPSEVVRAHLPPEFAAFADTQAVFDCTEIFCQTPSSLLLQSEVFSTYKSHPTLKAMIGMAPHGAITFVSGLYAGSISDREIFKLSGITKLLKPDMAIMVDKGFRVDDLVPCKVYQPAFLSKNKQMSRENVRQTQSIARLRVHVERCIRRVKENKLFDTEIPLSVCGNIEQLFSVACFLVNYQNGPLVKAWAIQQ, from the exons atgagtgtgttcacaataaaagaaagacgactgacctttcaaagggtggggacatcggcactgcactgttgtgtacctcagtgtacgaattcttcgaggtacaataagctactttcctttcattcatttcccgttgacccggcggtacgggccgagtggctgaggagaatccgaagggataatttcagtccgacgaaacattcaaaggtctgcagtaggcactttaaaagcacagattttgtcgtgacagccgggggactaagaaaactccaaaagggatcagtccctgttctgttttcttggaacgggtttgagctatcggcacctagaccgagtgtttgggagaggcgcccgcggccagatgtggagagtcccgatgtctctgacaacgagatggaaatcgcggctgtagctactgaccacgactactcggtgttgccacaaacggtgatacgagcaagtgacttggttgaggacaacgaagccttgcgtcggaggattttggagcTGGAACAGCAGATCGAGGGGCTACACCTGCGGCAGAGGTTTGGGTTACATCGTCTGACAGCGTCGGATGACAGCATTCGGTTCTACACCAGATTTGCGTCCTACCAGCATTTCCAGGCATTTTGGAGACTTGTGGAGCCTGCCGTGAACAGCAAAATGGTGAGGATTACCAGCTCGAAAACCgcctcaaacagcagcagcagttccccTCAAACG AAACTTCCAGCTGTTGACGAGCTACTGCTCTTCCTGATGTATCTATCAGTGGGTTTACATCTCAATGACCTTGCTGAGAGATTCAACATCCATCGCAGCACTGCAAGTCGGATTGTGTCTACTTGGACACAGTTCTTGTACACTTTGCTAGGAAGCAAGCGTCTTTGGCTCCCATCGGAAGTTGTCAGAGCTCACTTACCGCCTGAATTTGCTGCCTTTGCTGACACACAGGCAGTGTTTGACTGTACTGAGATTTTCTGTCAAACACCATCCTCTCTTCTCCTACAGTCTGAGGTGTTTTCTACCTACAAATCGCATCCAACACTCAAAGCGATGATTGGTATGGCACCACATGGTGCCATTACCTTTGTTTCAGGACTGTACGCAGGGTCCATAAGTGACCGAGAGATCTTTAAGCTTTCGGGGATCACAAAGCTGCTGAAGCCAGACATGGCAATAATGGTGGACAAAGGCTTCCGTGTGGATGACCTTGTTCCCTGTAAAGTGTACCAACCAGCCTTcctctccaaaaacaaacaaatgagtcGGGAGAATGTCAGGCAGACCCAGTCGATTGCACGTCTGAGAGTGCACGTGGAGAGGTGCATAAGGAGggtaaaggaaaacaaactttttgacACCGAAATACCACTGTCTGTATGTGGAAACATTGAGCAGTTGTTCAGTGTTGCCTGCTTTCTGGTAAATTACCAGAACGGGCCACTAGTGAAGGCGTGGGCAATTCAGCAATGA